The Bacteroidota bacterium genome has a window encoding:
- a CDS encoding VCBS repeat-containing protein has protein sequence MFAKVINILLVGVIFLTYFPLVAVSQEIHSNDLMEPQFLDPTFVDINAGLIGTYNGASQWADFDNDGDLDLIITGNINGTQCTTAVYMNYNNTFSLMSTGLIGVSSGSLDCGDYDNDGDIDIVIVGNHMANRDTSIIYKNQGSFNFTDIGANIQGMGGYARCKWGDYDNDGDLDLILIGMDTESGGIHLTKLYRNDGNDIFTEVSTNITGLFASSVNWGDYDNDGDLDLIISGVDQVYAKHTIVYNNSGGIFTNIGFNFPGVSDGVVTWADYDNEGDLDILIVGSNSTGQLISGLFRNDGNDIFTEITTPIVGVDYAYISWGDYNNDGFIDIIVCGDDSFSGTNPITKLYRNDGSGNFVYESTSIAGLCSGRISWGDYDNDHDLDILINGHSGDNGGGIPYLLIYRNDGSIFNSLPEAPSSLSCVLDNGSVRLSWNKGNDIETGVNGLNYNVRIGSSPNGIDIRSPMAELSSGERLISKRGMINDTAWFIESLPDGTYYWSVQTIDNGYESSEFSNENSFVKGPQPCPGIENFSYGGQTYNTVLIGNQCWMKENLNIGTRINGNQNQTNNSVIEKYCYDNQETYCNEYGGLYQWNEMMQYTNDSAIQGICPDGWHIPTDSEWKVLEGFADSQYGIGDPVWNNIGYRGYDAGKNLKSYYGWNDMGNGIDLYGFSGLPGGYREDDGTFGALGNFNYSWSSSNFSSDEAWRRAMSYLHDDIYRSEYFKSFGFSLRCIKDTISLPPLKSEFKVSSNYGLHPLSVQFTDLSEGYPDGWEWDFQNDGIIDSYEQNPSFTYENPGYYSVFFKIKRGPDFDTLTKANYIIVYPDYDTCPGIPSLDYYGQTYNTVLIGKQCWIKENLNAGEMIPGSEGQTNNGTIEKYCFEDSEDNCTRYGGLYQWDELMSYAADTGVQGICPSGWHVPTDWEWLILVDYNGGSFEAGGKLKETGTYHWNPPNTGATNESGFSAFGNGHRQVSGTFVEIKDKAYYWSSLQSGASKAYNRQMANVDNDVMRGDDTKALGFSLRCIYNDLFNSYTIQTNSIPPSGGATFGNGTYIQGQDITIYATENPGYQFIHWKEADTIVTTQHEYTFTVNSDRTFYAHFEQLTYSITTSADPLTGGSTTGDGTYYYNDEVTVEATPEPDWNFLNWTENAVIVSSDELYTFYVTGSRTLVAHFTQELIYNVLLTPNPDSGGITIGSGNYTAGSNVSIKARPNDGWEFVNWTENSTVISSDTVYTFQINSDRVIEANFNQLSYDLSLNSVPPDGGNTVGEGTYYYDDQVEISAYPNEHWSFVNWKEADTVLSDLQSLTITIRADRTIDGIFQEDQKFDVSVTAQPQEGGMVLGDSSYYYGDYATVMANANQGWQFIEWQVGGTFVSSSQEYSFMVSESVNMVAVFESTGILSLVIENTGNDTICQGENILLQCLPSGGSPPFDFNWTSDPPGITGTSSEISVMPGVNTIYIVSVTDALLNFRSDSIEIMVKPSPPANIVGKGNPPYMIICVDSGYSYQWFFNDAILDGETKQFYYPGAQGLELGQYYVNVTNDEGCSAKSNIFERSAKSAFDIWPNPSTGEFYVSVSYDLIVANEEAQIRIVDLNGKILEEIIISSEMANKIIRHNFFVGKKGVFIAEFIGSNQRMAKKVIVY, from the coding sequence ATGTTCGCAAAAGTCATTAACATATTGTTAGTTGGTGTCATCTTTTTGACTTATTTCCCCCTCGTTGCCGTTAGCCAGGAAATTCATAGTAATGATTTAATGGAACCACAGTTCCTGGATCCCACATTTGTTGATATTAATGCCGGATTAATAGGTACCTACAATGGAGCTAGTCAGTGGGCTGATTTTGATAATGATGGGGATTTGGATCTGATAATTACGGGGAATATAAATGGAACCCAATGCACCACCGCCGTTTATATGAACTATAATAATACATTTAGCTTGATGAGCACAGGTTTAATAGGGGTTAGCAGTGGCAGCCTGGATTGTGGTGATTATGATAATGATGGAGATATTGATATTGTTATAGTTGGCAATCACATGGCAAATAGGGACACCTCCATTATCTATAAAAACCAGGGTAGCTTTAACTTTACTGATATAGGGGCAAATATCCAGGGAATGGGCGGATATGCAAGATGTAAATGGGGTGATTATGATAATGATGGTGATTTGGATCTTATTTTAATTGGGATGGACACGGAATCTGGAGGAATACACTTAACCAAGTTATATAGAAATGATGGCAATGATATTTTTACAGAAGTATCAACAAATATAACTGGTTTATTTGCATCCAGTGTAAACTGGGGAGATTATGATAATGATGGAGACTTGGATTTAATTATTTCTGGTGTGGATCAAGTATATGCAAAACATACAATTGTCTATAATAATTCAGGTGGTATTTTTACAAATATTGGCTTTAATTTTCCTGGAGTATCGGACGGAGTTGTCACATGGGCTGATTATGATAATGAAGGAGATTTAGATATTCTAATAGTTGGTTCTAACAGCACTGGTCAACTTATTTCTGGATTATTTAGGAATGATGGAAATGATATTTTTACTGAGATAACTACACCAATCGTTGGAGTAGATTATGCATACATCTCCTGGGGTGATTATAATAATGATGGCTTCATTGATATTATCGTTTGTGGTGATGACAGCTTTTCAGGAACAAACCCAATTACGAAATTATATAGAAATGATGGTTCTGGCAATTTTGTCTATGAATCCACATCCATAGCTGGATTATGCAGTGGTAGAATATCGTGGGGTGATTATGATAACGACCATGATCTGGATATATTAATCAATGGGCATTCAGGAGATAACGGAGGCGGGATTCCTTACTTGTTAATTTATAGAAATGACGGTTCAATATTTAACTCTTTACCTGAAGCTCCCTCATCATTGTCTTGTGTGTTAGATAACGGAAGCGTCAGACTTAGCTGGAACAAAGGCAATGATATTGAGACAGGGGTAAATGGGCTTAATTATAATGTCAGAATTGGATCTTCACCGAATGGAATTGACATCAGATCACCCATGGCAGAATTGTCATCAGGTGAAAGACTTATTTCAAAAAGGGGAATGATCAATGATACTGCATGGTTTATAGAATCTCTACCAGATGGAACTTATTACTGGAGTGTCCAAACTATAGATAATGGATATGAATCTTCTGAGTTTTCAAATGAGAATTCTTTTGTTAAAGGACCGCAGCCTTGTCCTGGAATTGAAAATTTTTCCTATGGAGGACAAACATACAATACTGTGCTTATTGGGAATCAATGTTGGATGAAAGAGAATTTAAATATAGGAACTAGAATAAATGGGAACCAGAACCAAACCAACAATAGCGTCATCGAAAAGTATTGCTATGATAATCAAGAAACGTATTGTAATGAATATGGAGGTTTATATCAATGGAATGAAATGATGCAATATACTAATGACTCTGCTATACAGGGAATTTGTCCTGACGGCTGGCATATTCCAACTGATTCGGAATGGAAAGTCCTAGAAGGTTTCGCAGATAGTCAATACGGGATAGGGGATCCAGTATGGAATAATATAGGTTATCGTGGATATGATGCCGGTAAGAACCTAAAATCGTATTATGGATGGAATGACATGGGGAACGGAATAGATCTGTATGGTTTCTCAGGATTACCTGGAGGATATAGAGAAGATGATGGAACATTTGGTGCCTTAGGTAATTTCAATTACTCCTGGTCATCTTCCAATTTTAGTTCAGATGAGGCTTGGAGAAGAGCAATGAGTTACCTACATGATGATATTTATCGGAGTGAGTATTTTAAATCTTTTGGATTTAGCCTCAGATGTATAAAAGATACAATTTCTTTGCCTCCACTAAAAAGTGAATTTAAGGTCAGCTCCAACTATGGCCTACATCCTCTTTCAGTTCAGTTTACCGATTTATCAGAAGGATATCCAGATGGATGGGAATGGGACTTCCAAAACGATGGAATAATTGACAGTTATGAGCAAAATCCCTCCTTTACTTATGAAAATCCTGGGTATTATTCTGTTTTTTTTAAAATAAAAAGAGGGCCAGACTTTGATACACTCACAAAAGCCAATTATATAATCGTATATCCTGATTATGATACCTGTCCGGGAATTCCGTCTTTAGATTATTATGGACAAACCTATAATACTGTATTAATTGGTAAGCAATGCTGGATTAAGGAAAATTTAAATGCTGGTGAAATGATTCCAGGTTCTGAAGGACAAACCAACAATGGGACAATTGAAAAATATTGTTTTGAAGATTCTGAAGACAATTGTACTAGATATGGAGGACTTTATCAGTGGGATGAACTAATGAGTTATGCCGCGGATACAGGTGTGCAAGGAATTTGCCCATCAGGATGGCATGTTCCAACTGACTGGGAATGGCTTATATTAGTAGATTATAATGGAGGATCATTTGAAGCTGGAGGAAAATTAAAAGAAACAGGCACATATCATTGGAATCCTCCTAATACAGGTGCTACGAATGAAAGTGGTTTTTCTGCTTTTGGAAACGGTCATCGCCAGGTAAGTGGAACATTTGTTGAAATCAAGGATAAAGCATATTATTGGTCATCATTACAATCAGGTGCATCTAAGGCCTACAACAGGCAAATGGCTAATGTTGATAATGATGTAATGCGAGGGGATGATACTAAGGCACTGGGATTCTCTTTGAGATGTATCTACAATGATTTATTTAATTCATACACTATTCAAACTAATTCTATTCCTCCTTCAGGAGGAGCCACTTTTGGAAATGGGACATACATCCAGGGTCAGGACATTACCATTTATGCAACTGAAAATCCCGGATATCAATTTATACACTGGAAAGAGGCCGATACAATAGTTACAACCCAACACGAATATACATTTACAGTTAATTCAGATCGTACATTTTATGCCCATTTTGAGCAACTTACCTACAGCATAACTACCTCGGCAGATCCTCTGACCGGAGGTTCTACTACGGGTGATGGAACATATTACTATAATGATGAGGTAACAGTTGAAGCCACGCCGGAACCGGACTGGAATTTCCTTAACTGGACAGAAAATGCTGTCATTGTTTCTTCTGATGAATTGTATACCTTTTATGTTACCGGTTCCAGAACTCTTGTAGCCCATTTTACACAGGAATTGATATATAATGTTTTGCTTACCCCGAATCCTGATTCCGGAGGCATTACAATTGGTTCCGGGAATTATACGGCCGGGAGTAATGTTTCCATCAAAGCACGTCCGAATGATGGCTGGGAATTTGTAAACTGGACTGAGAACAGTACGGTAATTTCTTCAGATACAGTATATACCTTCCAGATAAACTCAGATAGAGTTATCGAAGCTAATTTTAACCAACTGTCTTACGATTTATCTCTTAATTCCGTTCCCCCTGATGGTGGTAATACTGTTGGAGAAGGGACGTATTACTATGATGACCAGGTTGAAATTTCAGCATACCCGAATGAGCATTGGTCTTTTGTTAATTGGAAGGAAGCGGATACGGTTTTGTCAGATTTACAGTCATTGACGATTACAATAAGGGCTGATAGAACCATTGATGGGATCTTTCAGGAGGACCAGAAATTTGATGTCAGTGTGACTGCTCAGCCTCAGGAAGGTGGGATGGTACTGGGTGACAGCAGTTATTATTACGGTGATTATGCCACGGTAATGGCTAATGCAAATCAGGGCTGGCAGTTTATTGAATGGCAGGTTGGAGGAACATTTGTCTCTTCTTCTCAGGAATACTCTTTCATGGTTTCTGAGTCAGTAAATATGGTAGCGGTGTTTGAAAGTACCGGGATATTGTCTTTAGTGATTGAAAATACAGGAAATGACACAATATGCCAGGGTGAAAATATTTTACTCCAATGCCTTCCCTCCGGTGGGTCTCCTCCCTTTGATTTTAATTGGACATCAGACCCACCCGGCATTACAGGTACATCAAGCGAAATTTCAGTCATGCCGGGAGTGAACACTATTTACATTGTCTCGGTAACCGATGCTTTACTGAATTTCCGGAGTGATTCAATCGAAATTATGGTAAAGCCTTCTCCTCCGGCTAACATTGTCGGGAAAGGCAATCCCCCTTATATGATAATTTGTGTCGATTCCGGTTATTCTTACCAGTGGTTTTTCAATGATGCTATCCTGGATGGTGAAACAAAACAATTCTATTATCCCGGTGCCCAGGGACTTGAATTAGGCCAATATTATGTGAATGTTACCAATGATGAAGGCTGTTCTGCAAAGTCAAATATTTTTGAACGGTCAGCAAAAAGTGCTTTTGATATCTGGCCCAATCCAAGTACCGGTGAGTTCTATGTATCGGTTTCTTACGATTTGATAGTGGCGAATGAGGAAGCACAGATCCGGATTGTTGATTTGAACGGAAAGATTCTGGAAGAAATTATAATCTCAAGTGAGATGGCTAACAAGATAATCAGGCATAATTTCTTTGTAGGTAAAAAAGGTGTATTTATAGCAGAGTTCATAGGTTCTAACCAAAGAATGGCTAAAAAAGTGATTGTTTATTAG
- a CDS encoding T9SS type A sorting domain-containing protein, producing the protein MYIGLDKNLLVMRAVIFSIVAFFLCNIHFSQDTLHVPVPYTTIQGAINASSDGDVVLVQPGIYYENINFNGKGITLGSLELTTGDTSYISQTIIDGNQSGSVVLFINGEDSTAIITGFTLTNGNSLNGGGIYCNLNSSPVIRNSIISNNSAEDGGGINCHNGNCSPLLINLTIKQNNASDDGGGIWVHHPSTIYVENTRIIQNTSGHKGGGIWWNGPAVPYLKDVCINNNSASFGGGACCEAAIFQTVNPLFENVTFTENTANNGGGVYIDDTSPIFMNCIFWNNSPNEISTESSANVTVSYTDIENGWSGAGIGNIDNDPLFADPLNRDFHLTIGSPCIDTGNPDPAYNDPDGTRNDMGAYYFNQPSLEIDTIYADPQTVCPGDSSQLNVTIINVAGIPIFNWTSDPPGFSSTLQNPVVYPLVTTEYIVTVTDDNSSVTDSVMVSIYPPVEIDTVYADPQEICSGESSQLNVTVINATGDPIFNWVSNPPGFNSTLQNPVVTPTVTTTYIVTVTDNCNSVSDSTIVTVYPLPQLFTVTGGGEYCEGGLGVDVGLDDSEAGIQYELYIDGNSTGNIIAGTGSQISFGNQTVEGIYTVFGSSDNCSIQMNGYTTVSIITPYEGEEICLVTVANQNMIIWNKTPGENIKSYNIYRETTQSGIYECIASIPYSSFSTYLDLNSYPEQKAYRYRISVIDSCDNESGLSPHHKTIHLTVSAGVNGWNLIWSGYEGIDFGTYYIYRSILWGSFTLLDSIQGNLTSYTDLNSSIFLSLYKIAIVNPEGCNPMAELTGYDTAFSNIAYADPVLLIEPDKAEVELDYHSDTKTLTINNLAYNEAGTISVYDICGRSVLSQGINSHKCSFNLENVSPGLFIIHVSTNYQKISRKVFIN; encoded by the coding sequence TTGTATATTGGGCTGGATAAAAACCTTTTAGTCATGAGAGCAGTAATCTTTTCAATAGTTGCTTTCTTTCTATGCAACATTCACTTCAGTCAGGATACTTTACATGTTCCGGTGCCGTATACCACAATTCAAGGAGCAATAAATGCTTCTTCAGATGGAGATGTTGTATTGGTGCAGCCGGGAATATACTATGAGAACATAAACTTCAATGGAAAGGGAATTACACTGGGTTCTCTGGAACTGACAACCGGGGACACCTCTTATATTTCCCAGACGATTATTGATGGGAACCAAAGTGGATCTGTCGTATTGTTTATCAATGGAGAAGATTCTACTGCAATCATAACAGGTTTTACTCTTACTAACGGAAATAGTTTAAATGGTGGAGGCATATACTGCAACCTAAATTCATCCCCTGTGATCAGAAATTCTATTATCTCCAATAACTCAGCAGAAGATGGTGGTGGAATAAATTGCCATAACGGTAATTGTTCGCCCCTATTGATAAACCTCACAATAAAACAAAACAATGCTTCAGATGATGGAGGAGGTATTTGGGTGCATCATCCATCTACCATATATGTTGAAAATACCCGAATAATACAAAATACTTCTGGGCATAAGGGTGGGGGGATATGGTGGAATGGTCCTGCTGTACCCTATTTGAAAGATGTTTGTATAAATAATAACTCTGCAAGTTTTGGAGGTGGGGCCTGCTGTGAGGCTGCAATTTTTCAGACTGTTAATCCACTATTTGAAAACGTCACTTTTACTGAAAACACTGCAAACAATGGAGGTGGTGTGTATATTGATGACACAAGCCCTATTTTCATGAACTGTATTTTTTGGAATAACTCTCCTAATGAAATAAGCACAGAGTCTTCTGCAAATGTGACTGTTTCATATACTGATATAGAAAACGGCTGGTCTGGTGCCGGTATTGGTAATATTGACAATGATCCTTTATTTGCAGATCCTCTGAATAGAGATTTCCATTTGACCATTGGCTCCCCCTGCATTGATACTGGAAATCCAGATCCCGCATATAATGATCCTGATGGAACCAGAAACGATATGGGAGCGTATTACTTTAACCAGCCATCACTGGAAATTGATACCATTTACGCTGATCCACAGACAGTATGTCCTGGCGATTCAAGCCAATTAAATGTTACTATTATTAATGTTGCCGGAATTCCGATTTTTAACTGGACATCCGATCCGCCAGGTTTCTCCTCTACCTTGCAAAATCCGGTTGTTTACCCGCTTGTTACGACTGAATATATTGTTACTGTTACGGATGATAATAGCAGTGTGACAGACAGTGTTATGGTAAGCATTTATCCCCCGGTTGAAATTGATACCGTATATGCTGATCCACAGGAAATATGTTCAGGTGAATCAAGTCAGTTAAATGTAACCGTTATCAATGCCACAGGTGACCCTATATTCAACTGGGTTTCCAATCCTCCGGGTTTCAACTCAACGCTTCAGAATCCCGTTGTAACTCCAACAGTTACAACTACATATATTGTTACTGTGACAGATAACTGTAACTCTGTGTCAGACAGTACTATAGTTACTGTATACCCTCTTCCGCAATTATTTACTGTAACCGGAGGCGGAGAATACTGTGAAGGAGGATTAGGTGTTGATGTGGGATTGGATGATTCTGAAGCAGGTATCCAGTATGAATTGTACATTGATGGTAATTCCACAGGAAATATTATTGCTGGAACAGGCTCCCAAATCAGTTTTGGTAATCAGACAGTTGAAGGGATATATACTGTCTTTGGAAGTTCTGATAATTGTTCGATCCAGATGAATGGTTACACCACTGTATCAATCATAACCCCCTATGAAGGAGAAGAAATATGCCTTGTGACAGTAGCAAATCAAAACATGATTATCTGGAATAAGACACCGGGTGAAAATATCAAATCTTACAACATCTACCGTGAAACCACCCAATCCGGTATTTATGAATGTATTGCAAGCATTCCGTACAGTAGTTTCAGCACATATTTAGATTTAAACTCTTACCCTGAACAAAAGGCATACCGCTATAGGATATCGGTTATTGATTCATGTGATAATGAATCCGGCCTAAGTCCCCACCACAAAACTATACATTTAACAGTAAGTGCCGGTGTGAACGGCTGGAACTTGATATGGAGCGGTTATGAAGGAATAGATTTCGGGACATACTACATATATCGTAGTATCCTTTGGGGAAGTTTTACCTTACTGGACTCCATACAGGGTAATCTTACATCCTATACTGACCTGAATTCCTCGATTTTTCTATCCCTTTATAAAATTGCTATTGTTAATCCGGAAGGCTGTAATCCAATGGCAGAATTAACCGGTTATGATACAGCATTTTCCAATATAGCCTATGCTGATCCTGTGCTCCTTATTGAACCCGACAAGGCTGAGGTTGAACTTGATTATCATTCTGATACGAAAACATTAACCATTAATAACCTTGCTTATAATGAAGCTGGAACCATTAGTGTTTATGACATTTGTGGCAGGTCAGTTTTATCTCAGGGGATAAATTCTCATAAATGTTCTTTTAACCTTGAGAATGTATCACCAGGATTATTTATCATCCATGTTTCAACTAACTACCAAAAGATTAGTAGGAAGGTTTTTATTAATTAG